From a region of the Pseudanabaena sp. ABRG5-3 genome:
- a CDS encoding iron-containing alcohol dehydrogenase, with protein sequence MENFAFYNPVKILFGKGQIANIAAEIPVGAKILVTYGGGSIKTNGVYEQVKAALTGRTFLEFGGIEANPHLETLLKAVELIRAEGVNFLLAVGGGSVVDGTKFIAAAVPFEGDPWDILAKHAPIKAAIPFGAVLTLPATGSEMNTSSVVTKWETQEKLFFSSPLVFPKFSVLDPETTFSLPPRQVSNGIVDAFTHVMEQYLTYPVNAPLQDRMAESILQTLIEEGPKTLLDLRDYESRANVMWCATMALNGLIGAGVPQDWATHMIGHELTALHGLDHAQTLAIVLPNMLTIKRDRKRDKLLQYAERVWGLVDGDEDVRIDRAIKKTRDFFESVGVHTKLSDYGVGLDVIPLITDRFEKRGFVALGEHQDVTPKVVERILALCA encoded by the coding sequence ATGGAAAATTTTGCTTTTTATAATCCAGTCAAAATTCTATTTGGCAAAGGTCAAATTGCGAATATTGCAGCAGAAATTCCTGTTGGGGCAAAAATTCTTGTCACCTATGGTGGTGGCAGTATTAAAACCAATGGGGTTTATGAGCAAGTAAAAGCTGCCCTAACAGGACGAACCTTTCTGGAATTCGGCGGGATTGAAGCCAATCCACATCTGGAAACATTACTCAAGGCAGTTGAGTTGATTCGTGCTGAAGGAGTCAATTTTTTACTAGCTGTTGGCGGTGGTTCAGTCGTTGATGGGACAAAGTTTATTGCCGCAGCAGTTCCCTTTGAGGGAGATCCTTGGGATATCTTGGCAAAACATGCCCCTATCAAGGCGGCGATCCCATTTGGCGCAGTTTTGACACTGCCAGCAACAGGCTCGGAAATGAATACTAGTTCCGTAGTAACCAAGTGGGAAACCCAAGAAAAACTATTTTTCTCTAGTCCCCTTGTATTTCCCAAATTCTCGGTACTAGATCCTGAAACCACTTTCTCTCTGCCTCCAAGACAGGTAAGTAATGGCATTGTTGATGCTTTTACCCATGTAATGGAACAGTATTTGACCTATCCCGTTAATGCCCCACTCCAAGATCGGATGGCAGAATCAATTCTGCAAACCTTGATCGAGGAAGGTCCCAAAACCTTGTTAGATCTCCGTGATTATGAGTCCAGAGCTAACGTGATGTGGTGTGCCACTATGGCTCTGAATGGTCTGATTGGTGCTGGTGTACCTCAAGATTGGGCAACACATATGATTGGACATGAACTCACAGCTCTGCATGGACTAGATCATGCCCAAACCTTGGCGATTGTTTTACCGAATATGCTGACCATTAAACGCGATCGCAAACGGGACAAACTGTTGCAATATGCTGAGCGCGTTTGGGGGCTAGTCGATGGTGATGAAGACGTGAGAATTGATCGAGCAATCAAAAAAACTCGTGACTTTTTTGAATCCGTCGGCGTTCACACCAAGCTTTCAGATTATGGTGTGGGCTTAGATGTCATTCCCTTAATCACCGATCGCTTCGAGAAGCGTGGCTTTGTGGCTTTAGGTGAACATCAAGATGTTACACCCAAGGTTGTCGAGCGAATTTTAGCGCTCTGTGCTTAA
- a CDS encoding ATP-binding protein, whose translation MSEKPLKLRISIPPVEGIEDIPIAAVEVLATKMGFSPNAVQDIVQALTEALVNAVLYSTSDLDVEVVVFAANTSLILEVHDRGSGFDVDSVPPPDFDLISEIGVKNGGFGIHMIKALVDKVEIESTDQGTTVRMSKFLSIPKPILQP comes from the coding sequence ATGAGTGAGAAGCCTTTAAAGCTGCGAATCTCAATTCCACCCGTTGAGGGAATCGAGGACATTCCCATCGCGGCAGTCGAAGTACTCGCTACAAAAATGGGGTTTAGTCCTAATGCTGTGCAAGACATCGTACAAGCTCTTACGGAAGCTTTAGTAAATGCGGTTCTTTACAGTACATCAGACCTTGACGTGGAGGTTGTTGTTTTCGCAGCCAATACTAGCCTAATCTTAGAAGTCCATGATCGTGGCTCTGGCTTTGATGTTGACAGTGTTCCACCACCTGATTTTGATTTGATATCCGAGATTGGTGTCAAAAATGGCGGTTTTGGTATACATATGATCAAAGCATTAGTTGATAAAGTAGAGATCGAATCTACTGATCAAGGTACAACAGTCCGTATGAGTAAGTTTTTGTCTATCCCCAAACCCATTCTCCAACCATGA
- the pyk gene encoding pyruvate kinase produces MTVRETFRRTKIVATIGPATSSPDMIRQLIEAGATTFRLNFSHGTHADHHRSICNIRQVSSELNQPVGILQDLQGPKIRLGVFKDGPITLNKGDKFTLTSRQVPGTSEISCITYETLAEEVPVGAVIMLDDGKVEMVVEAVNAELGDLYCRVVIGGTLSNNKGVNFPNVHLSVSAMTDKDREDLRFGLSEGVDWVALSFVCTPEDVLEVKDLIAASGRKASVVAKIEKHEAIANMEAILSVCDGVMVARGDLGVEIPAEDVPIAQKQLIKTANRLGIPVITATQMLDSMVNNPRATRAEISDVANAIIDGTDAVMLSNETAVGKYPILAVETMARIAVRIEREQDLQMQPLESMGRAVPNAISQAVGSIAMQLNAAAIVTLTKTGSTARNVSKFRPPIPILAVTPNVQVARRLQMVWGVQPLVLVSLPSARQNFEAALNLAQEMKLLSAGDLVVMSAGTLQDVAGSTDLIKVEFVSSVVGKGLSIGSGMVHGRARVAFHHLDVRDFNEGEILVIDHTDADYVDVIRKAAAVITEDANLDSHAVVIGRRLGIPILVGVKNATGFIRDGEPLSINFSKGMIYSGSRSDDLAF; encoded by the coding sequence ATGACCGTTAGAGAAACATTTCGCCGCACCAAAATTGTCGCTACTATTGGTCCCGCAACCAGTAGCCCTGATATGATTCGCCAGCTTATTGAAGCAGGTGCAACTACCTTTCGTTTAAACTTTTCCCACGGAACCCATGCAGATCACCATCGCAGCATCTGTAATATTCGCCAAGTATCTAGCGAACTAAATCAACCCGTCGGTATTTTACAAGACTTACAGGGACCCAAAATTCGCCTTGGGGTATTTAAAGATGGACCCATTACTTTAAATAAAGGCGATAAATTTACCCTAACTAGTCGCCAAGTTCCCGGAACCTCGGAAATTAGCTGCATTACTTATGAAACCCTTGCTGAGGAAGTACCTGTTGGTGCGGTCATCATGCTCGATGACGGCAAGGTAGAAATGGTCGTCGAAGCTGTGAATGCCGAATTAGGCGATCTTTATTGTCGTGTGGTTATTGGTGGCACGCTATCGAATAACAAAGGTGTCAATTTCCCAAATGTCCACTTATCTGTCAGTGCCATGACTGATAAGGATCGTGAAGATTTGCGATTTGGTCTGTCGGAAGGTGTGGATTGGGTAGCATTGAGTTTTGTTTGCACACCTGAAGATGTACTTGAAGTTAAAGATTTAATTGCTGCATCGGGGCGTAAGGCTAGCGTCGTTGCCAAAATCGAGAAGCATGAAGCGATCGCCAATATGGAAGCGATTCTCTCGGTATGTGATGGCGTAATGGTAGCCCGTGGTGATTTGGGTGTAGAAATCCCTGCTGAAGATGTACCGATCGCCCAAAAGCAATTAATTAAAACCGCTAACCGTTTGGGTATTCCCGTCATTACAGCAACGCAAATGCTCGATAGCATGGTGAATAATCCCCGTGCGACCCGTGCCGAAATTTCCGACGTAGCCAACGCGATCATCGATGGAACCGATGCTGTCATGCTTTCTAATGAAACTGCGGTCGGTAAATATCCAATCTTGGCAGTAGAAACGATGGCAAGAATTGCTGTTCGCATCGAAAGAGAGCAGGATCTCCAAATGCAGCCCCTTGAAAGTATGGGACGTGCAGTCCCTAATGCGATCAGTCAAGCGGTTGGTAGTATTGCTATGCAGCTAAATGCCGCCGCGATCGTAACCTTGACCAAAACAGGTTCGACAGCCCGCAACGTCAGCAAATTCCGTCCACCGATTCCTATCTTGGCAGTTACGCCCAATGTCCAAGTGGCAAGGCGTTTGCAAATGGTTTGGGGTGTGCAGCCCTTAGTCCTAGTTTCCTTGCCATCCGCCAGACAAAACTTTGAAGCGGCTCTTAACCTTGCTCAAGAAATGAAGCTACTTTCCGCAGGTGATTTAGTAGTTATGTCAGCAGGTACATTACAGGATGTGGCAGGCTCTACCGACTTGATCAAAGTTGAATTCGTATCATCGGTAGTAGGAAAAGGCTTAAGCATTGGTTCGGGAATGGTTCACGGGCGTGCTAGGGTTGCTTTCCATCATCTTGATGTGCGTGACTTTAACGAAGGTGAAATTCTTGTAATTGATCACACCGATGCTGACTATGTAGATGTAATTCGCAAGGCAGCCGCAGTCATTACTGAAGATGCCAACCTTGATTCCCATGCAGTGGTCATTGGTCGAAGGTTAGGTATCCCTATTCTTGTTGGAGTCAAAAATGCCACAGGCTTTATCCGTGATGGTGAACCTCTGAGTATTAATTTCAGCAAAGGCATGATTTATTCTGGTTCGCGATCGGACGACTTGGCATTTTAG
- a CDS encoding low molecular weight protein-tyrosine-phosphatase, with the protein MTKKLLFVCLGNICRSPAAENIMNHLIEQEGLSDRFICDSAGTGGWHVGAPPDRRMRAAAKERGLNFVGSARQFEAMDLREFDLILAMDRDNYRNILALDPQGKFKDKVKMMCDYCQTHNDKEVPDPYYGGADGFNYVIDLLFDACGGLLKSLKSR; encoded by the coding sequence ATGACTAAGAAACTTTTATTTGTTTGTCTCGGAAATATTTGCCGATCGCCTGCTGCGGAAAATATCATGAATCATTTGATTGAGCAGGAGGGGCTAAGCGATCGCTTTATTTGTGATTCCGCAGGTACAGGTGGTTGGCATGTGGGCGCACCTCCAGATCGCCGAATGCGGGCTGCCGCCAAAGAACGTGGTTTAAATTTTGTCGGTTCGGCTAGACAATTTGAAGCGATGGACTTACGAGAATTTGACCTCATCTTGGCAATGGACAGAGACAACTATCGCAATATCCTTGCCCTCGATCCTCAAGGGAAATTCAAGGACAAGGTGAAAATGATGTGTGACTATTGCCAAACCCACAATGACAAAGAAGTGCCAGATCCCTATTATGGCGGTGCGGATGGCTTTAATTATGTCATCGATCTCCTCTTCGATGCCTGTGGTGGACTTCTCAAATCCTTGAAAAGTCGCTAA
- a CDS encoding OB-fold nucleic acid binding domain-containing protein codes for MKIVSRKSLGVQPVFDIGLECDHNFLLDNGYIASNCFNKSHSVAYGYVTYQTAYLKANYPVEYMAALLSSVSGDQDKVQRYIANCRSMGIQVLPPDVNSSGEDFTPRGQQILFGLAAIKNLGAGPIAAILQARQEGGAFISLADLCSRLDSRSLNKKALEALIQTGALDLLEPNRHQLMNDLDITMEWASRRAKEQASGQGNLFDFFGESSNTKTFDTAPTTTRVQDYSSQEKLRMEKELLGFYISDHPLSVISRSARVMAPINLCDIPDSSETKTVTAIALILDIKAVTTKKGDQMAILQLEDLTGSTEAVVFPKTFDKVKHLLEKDKRVMVWGKIDRRDEQTQLIIDNMQPIESVRMVRVELTREQASDRQVLQQLKTALNPNPSYSSSNQSNSNYGRNEPDTSAKIPVIAAIEYMPKLVRLGNQFWVEDEETAVKALQQAGFKASYDALVTK; via the coding sequence ATGAAAATCGTTAGCCGTAAATCGTTAGGAGTACAACCTGTTTTCGATATTGGCTTAGAATGCGATCATAATTTTTTACTTGATAATGGCTATATAGCATCAAATTGCTTTAATAAGTCCCATAGTGTTGCCTATGGCTATGTAACTTACCAAACTGCATACCTTAAGGCGAATTATCCTGTTGAATATATGGCAGCTTTGTTGTCTTCGGTCAGTGGCGACCAAGACAAAGTACAGCGCTATATTGCCAACTGTCGCAGTATGGGCATTCAAGTTCTGCCCCCCGATGTGAATAGTTCAGGTGAAGACTTTACGCCGCGTGGACAGCAAATTTTGTTTGGTTTAGCTGCAATTAAAAATCTTGGTGCAGGTCCGATCGCGGCAATTTTGCAAGCTCGTCAGGAAGGTGGGGCATTCATATCTTTGGCTGATTTATGTAGCCGTCTTGATTCGCGATCGCTAAACAAAAAAGCCTTAGAAGCTTTAATCCAAACTGGGGCGTTAGATTTACTAGAGCCAAATCGTCACCAGTTGATGAACGATCTCGATATCACGATGGAATGGGCCTCACGCCGCGCTAAAGAGCAAGCATCAGGTCAGGGCAATCTGTTTGATTTCTTCGGCGAAAGTAGTAACACCAAGACCTTTGATACTGCTCCCACAACTACCCGCGTTCAGGACTATTCCTCTCAAGAAAAGCTGCGGATGGAAAAGGAATTACTTGGGTTTTATATTTCCGATCATCCCCTCAGTGTGATCAGCCGTTCTGCGAGGGTAATGGCTCCAATTAATCTTTGTGATATTCCTGATTCCTCAGAAACTAAAACCGTTACCGCGATCGCCTTGATCTTGGATATCAAAGCCGTAACCACCAAAAAAGGCGATCAGATGGCAATCTTGCAACTCGAAGATCTCACAGGTAGCACTGAAGCTGTCGTCTTCCCAAAGACCTTTGATAAGGTCAAGCATCTCTTGGAAAAGGATAAACGGGTGATGGTGTGGGGCAAGATCGATCGCCGAGATGAACAAACCCAATTAATTATTGACAATATGCAGCCGATTGAGTCAGTAAGAATGGTGCGGGTCGAACTAACTCGCGAACAAGCTAGCGATCGCCAAGTATTGCAGCAACTCAAAACCGCCTTAAATCCTAATCCTAGCTATAGCAGCTCTAACCAAAGTAATTCCAACTACGGCAGAAATGAACCTGATACTTCTGCCAAAATCCCTGTGATTGCAGCGATCGAATATATGCCAAAGTTAGTGCGCCTAGGCAATCAATTCTGGGTCGAAGATGAAGAAACTGCCGTTAAAGCTTTACAGCAAGCAGGATTTAAAGCTAGTTACGATGCACTAGTTACTAAGTAA
- a CDS encoding CoB--CoM heterodisulfide reductase iron-sulfur subunit B family protein: MTETKALKYAYYSGCVAKGACKELHASTTAIAQALGIELVELTKATCCGSGTFKETDELMEDVVNARNIALAEELNLNVMTQCSTCQGVLGRVNDKLKSSDTSRKDEVNALLNTQGHHFQGSTEVLHLLWILIRDYGLENIAAKVTRSLASLKCAAFYGCYLLRSQTVTRFDDPFKPESLENIFRTVGATPIYYDGRVQCCGWPISSYAPKESFSMAGRHLTAAIVAGADCIVTPCPLCHLNLDSRQPEVEKVIGQKLGIPILHLPQLIGLAIGLDPKVLGLDRHIISTSSVLQKISL, from the coding sequence ATGACAGAAACGAAAGCATTGAAATACGCCTACTATTCTGGTTGCGTTGCTAAGGGTGCTTGCAAAGAACTCCACGCATCGACAACAGCGATCGCTCAAGCCTTAGGTATTGAATTAGTGGAATTAACTAAGGCGACCTGCTGCGGTTCGGGAACCTTCAAAGAAACCGATGAGCTAATGGAAGATGTGGTCAATGCGCGGAATATTGCTCTCGCCGAAGAATTGAATCTTAATGTGATGACGCAATGTAGCACCTGTCAGGGTGTACTCGGTCGGGTTAATGACAAGCTCAAAAGCTCTGACACCAGTCGCAAAGATGAAGTTAATGCCTTACTGAATACGCAAGGTCATCATTTTCAAGGCTCGACAGAAGTTTTGCATTTACTCTGGATTCTCATTCGCGACTATGGCTTAGAAAATATTGCGGCTAAAGTAACGCGATCGCTTGCCAGTCTGAAATGCGCCGCCTTTTATGGATGTTACTTACTGCGATCGCAAACGGTTACGCGCTTTGATGATCCCTTTAAACCTGAATCCTTAGAAAATATTTTTCGCACCGTCGGGGCAACTCCTATTTATTACGATGGTCGTGTGCAATGCTGTGGCTGGCCGATTTCTAGCTATGCCCCCAAAGAATCTTTCTCAATGGCAGGACGACATCTGACCGCCGCGATCGTCGCAGGTGCAGACTGTATTGTTACCCCCTGTCCTCTTTGTCACTTAAATCTCGATTCCCGTCAACCCGAAGTTGAAAAGGTAATTGGTCAAAAACTAGGAATTCCGATTTTGCATTTACCACAATTAATTGGCTTAGCGATCGGTCTTGATCCGAAAGTGCTGGGCTTAGATCGCCACATTATTTCCACAAGTTCAGTTTTACAAAAGATTTCTCTCTAA
- a CDS encoding Uma2 family endonuclease encodes MSASVTEDLIIPNAKVWPDRAFMALPDDECRYEIVNGELVVMGNSGALHGYISIVLSSALFAIVSPQKLGVLFDSSTAFKMKNGNKCSPDISFFAKQRFQGIEDLPIGFLEGAPDLAVEILSPGNTVEEISTKLVEYFENGTRLVWVINPIQHYVLVYRSAQEPDRLLKRGDFLDGEDVINGFSFAVDQLFQRLSF; translated from the coding sequence ATGTCTGCTTCAGTTACAGAAGACCTCATAATACCAAACGCAAAAGTCTGGCCAGATAGGGCATTCATGGCTCTCCCCGATGATGAATGTCGTTATGAAATTGTAAATGGAGAACTCGTTGTCATGGGCAACTCAGGTGCTTTACATGGCTACATTTCCATTGTTTTGAGTTCAGCTTTGTTTGCAATTGTGTCACCGCAAAAGCTGGGGGTGTTATTTGATTCCAGCACAGCCTTCAAGATGAAAAATGGTAATAAATGCTCCCCTGATATTTCTTTCTTTGCGAAACAGAGATTCCAAGGGATTGAAGATCTACCCATTGGCTTTTTAGAAGGTGCACCTGATCTAGCAGTGGAAATCCTATCCCCCGGAAATACAGTCGAAGAAATTAGTACCAAACTTGTAGAATATTTTGAAAATGGTACAAGGTTAGTTTGGGTAATTAATCCTATTCAACACTATGTCTTAGTTTATCGTTCTGCCCAAGAACCCGATCGCCTCCTTAAGCGCGGTGATTTTCTGGATGGAGAAGATGTCATTAATGGATTTAGTTTTGCTGTTGATCAGCTATTTCAAAGACTTTCATTCTAG
- a CDS encoding STAS domain-containing protein — MTHSSFLQDELKIVEQIDGDQVILKLNGALSVTTVPYFRQAVQPFIDQKLVAIVLDFEGVTKIVSRGVGAAIDMAVQAKKQGGKLRLENVGKYGRSLYIQGVHLVAEVPELEGFEP; from the coding sequence ATGACTCATTCCTCATTTTTACAAGATGAACTCAAGATCGTTGAACAAATTGATGGCGATCAAGTTATTCTCAAACTGAATGGTGCTTTGAGCGTAACCACTGTTCCATACTTTAGACAAGCAGTGCAGCCATTTATTGATCAGAAGTTGGTGGCGATCGTTTTAGATTTTGAAGGCGTTACGAAGATCGTCAGCAGAGGTGTAGGTGCGGCGATCGATATGGCAGTACAAGCCAAGAAACAAGGTGGCAAGTTACGTTTAGAGAATGTTGGTAAGTATGGTCGTTCTCTCTACATTCAAGGTGTACACCTTGTTGCTGAAGTACCCGAATTAGAAGGTTTTGAACCATAA
- a CDS encoding tRNA (cytidine(34)-2'-O)-methyltransferase produces MLQVALIYPEIPPNTGNIARTCAATNTHLHLVEPLGFEISDRQLKRAGIDYWDYVNVTVHPNIESLREASKGGRWICFSARGAKHFREFQFQDGDWLLFGSESSGLPAEVLANNPAVYIPMENPNVRSLNLSVSAALGLFEARRQLGI; encoded by the coding sequence ATGCTACAAGTCGCTCTCATCTATCCCGAAATTCCACCCAATACTGGCAATATCGCTCGCACCTGTGCCGCCACAAATACCCATTTGCACTTGGTTGAGCCTCTGGGCTTTGAAATTAGCGATCGCCAATTGAAGCGGGCAGGCATAGACTATTGGGATTATGTAAATGTGACCGTGCATCCTAATATCGAATCTTTGCGCGAAGCATCCAAAGGGGGAAGGTGGATTTGCTTTAGTGCGCGAGGCGCAAAACATTTTCGAGAATTTCAATTCCAAGATGGCGACTGGCTCCTATTTGGTAGTGAATCCAGTGGATTACCTGCAGAAGTCCTTGCTAATAATCCTGCGGTTTATATCCCGATGGAAAACCCCAATGTCCGCAGCCTCAATCTCTCCGTGAGTGCTGCCCTCGGATTATTTGAAGCCAGACGACAGTTAGGAATTTAA